A part of Bacillus thuringiensis genomic DNA contains:
- the rsmH gene encoding 16S rRNA (cytosine(1402)-N(4))-methyltransferase RsmH, translating to MFKHVTVLLKETVDGLDIKPGGTYVDCTLGGGGHSSYLLSQLTEGGKLIAFDQDEIAIQNAKEKFSSYGEQFITVKSNFRHLSEKLQELGITEVDGILFDLGVSSPQLDTPERGFSYHHDAPLDMRMDQDAPLTAYDVVNSWSYEQLVRIFFQYGEEKFSKQIVRKIEAYRENKAIETTGELVELIKEGIPAPARRTGGHPAKRVFQAIRIAVNDELKVFEEALESAIEMVKPGGRVSVITFHSLEDRICKTTFKRNSTTPQLPPGLPIIPDEFKPKLKLITRKPILPSDIELEENNRARSAKLRIAEKR from the coding sequence ATGTTTAAACACGTAACAGTGCTTTTAAAGGAAACAGTAGACGGCTTAGATATAAAGCCAGGTGGTACATATGTAGATTGTACACTGGGGGGAGGAGGACATAGTTCTTATTTATTATCCCAATTAACTGAAGGCGGAAAGTTAATCGCGTTTGATCAAGATGAGATAGCGATTCAAAATGCGAAAGAAAAATTCTCTTCATACGGTGAACAGTTCATAACAGTAAAAAGTAATTTCCGTCATTTATCTGAAAAACTACAGGAATTAGGTATAACAGAAGTAGACGGTATTTTATTTGATTTAGGTGTTTCATCCCCGCAATTAGATACACCAGAGCGTGGCTTTAGTTATCATCATGATGCACCGTTAGATATGCGAATGGATCAAGATGCCCCATTAACAGCATATGATGTTGTAAATAGCTGGTCATATGAACAACTTGTAAGAATTTTCTTCCAGTATGGTGAAGAGAAATTTTCAAAACAAATAGTAAGGAAAATTGAAGCGTATCGTGAGAATAAAGCTATTGAAACGACAGGAGAATTAGTAGAACTAATTAAAGAGGGTATTCCAGCTCCTGCTCGTAGAACGGGTGGACATCCTGCGAAGCGAGTGTTCCAAGCAATCCGTATAGCTGTAAATGATGAATTGAAAGTATTTGAAGAAGCGTTGGAATCTGCGATTGAGATGGTCAAGCCAGGTGGAAGGGTTAGTGTTATAACATTCCATTCTTTAGAAGACCGTATTTGTAAAACGACGTTTAAGCGAAATAGTACAACGCCACAATTGCCACCAGGATTACCAATTATTCCTGATGAATTTAAGCCGAAATTAAAGCTTATTACAAGAAAACCGATTTTACCTTCTGATATAGAGTTAGAAGAAAATAATCGAGCGCGTTCTGCGAAATTGAGAATCGCTGAAAAACGATAA
- the bshC gene encoding bacillithiol biosynthesis cysteine-adding enzyme BshC yields the protein MEIKEISVPQQGVVADYMNGKKEIRSCFDYMLTEDAFKQRVHDLREREFFRQDLVAHLLEYNTKLQAGEATIQNVKALGDENTYVVIAGQQAGLLTGPLYTIHKIISVLQLAREKEESLGVKVVPVFWIAGEDHDMDEINHTFVTKNKKIKKTIFHDRNPKKASASESDLSLEDCRKWIEEIFKTYPETNFTKDVLRFIDDSLGKSNTYVDFFGHLIMKMFVNSGLILVDSHHPELRKLEVPFFKRIIGKYKEVQEGLHNQQEIIKELGYKPIIETKYNAVHIFMEIDNERVLLEDNQGKFVGKDGAYSFSYEELMEELERSPERFSNNVVTRPLMQEYVFPTLAFIGGPGELAYWSELQQVFHTIGFRMPPVVPRITITYIERDVATDLHDLQLRDSDPFLNNVDKLRENWLSNQIEEPIDDRFVEAKKEIMDIHTSLQQFVKKIDPGLSAFAGKNEFKINEQIELLERMLKRNVEKKHEVQLNKFRRIQFALRPLGAPQERVWNICYYLNQFGLDFVERVMEKPFSWDGKHHVIKL from the coding sequence ATGGAGATAAAAGAAATCTCTGTTCCGCAACAAGGTGTTGTAGCGGACTATATGAACGGTAAAAAAGAGATACGGTCGTGTTTTGACTATATGTTAACAGAAGATGCTTTTAAACAGCGTGTACATGATTTGCGTGAGAGGGAGTTTTTCCGCCAAGATTTAGTAGCGCATTTATTAGAATATAATACAAAATTACAAGCGGGAGAAGCTACGATTCAAAATGTAAAAGCGCTTGGAGATGAAAATACATATGTTGTTATAGCTGGACAACAAGCTGGTTTATTAACTGGACCACTTTATACAATTCATAAAATCATTTCAGTTTTACAGCTTGCGAGGGAAAAGGAAGAAAGTTTAGGTGTTAAAGTTGTTCCTGTTTTCTGGATTGCTGGTGAAGACCATGATATGGATGAAATTAATCATACTTTTGTAACGAAGAATAAAAAAATAAAAAAGACTATTTTTCATGATCGTAATCCGAAAAAGGCGAGTGCTTCAGAGTCCGATCTTTCTTTGGAGGACTGTAGAAAGTGGATTGAAGAAATTTTTAAAACATACCCTGAAACGAATTTTACAAAGGATGTACTGCGATTTATTGATGATTCTTTGGGGAAATCGAATACGTATGTAGATTTCTTTGGCCATCTTATTATGAAAATGTTCGTGAATTCTGGTTTAATTCTTGTCGATTCGCATCATCCTGAATTAAGAAAATTAGAAGTGCCGTTTTTTAAGCGAATTATAGGTAAGTATAAAGAAGTGCAAGAGGGGCTTCATAACCAACAGGAAATAATTAAAGAATTAGGATATAAACCGATTATTGAAACGAAGTATAATGCAGTGCATATATTCATGGAAATTGATAACGAGCGAGTGTTACTTGAAGACAATCAAGGGAAGTTTGTTGGGAAGGATGGAGCGTATTCCTTTTCGTATGAGGAATTGATGGAAGAGCTAGAGAGAAGCCCAGAACGCTTTAGTAATAATGTTGTAACGCGCCCTCTTATGCAAGAGTATGTATTTCCTACACTGGCGTTTATTGGAGGGCCAGGGGAATTAGCTTACTGGAGTGAATTACAACAAGTCTTCCATACTATCGGTTTCCGAATGCCACCTGTCGTTCCACGTATTACAATCACTTATATAGAGAGGGATGTAGCGACAGATTTACACGATTTACAATTGCGAGACAGTGATCCGTTTTTAAATAACGTAGATAAGTTGCGTGAAAACTGGTTATCTAATCAAATAGAGGAACCGATAGATGATCGATTTGTAGAGGCGAAAAAAGAAATAATGGATATCCATACGTCATTACAACAGTTTGTGAAGAAAATAGATCCTGGATTAAGTGCGTTTGCAGGGAAAAATGAATTCAAAATTAATGAACAAATTGAACTGTTGGAAAGAATGTTGAAAAGAAATGTTGAGAAAAAACATGAAGTGCAGCTAAATAAATTCCGTCGCATACAATTTGCACTTCGTCCATTAGGGGCGCCGCAAGAGCGTGTGTGGAATATATGTTACTACTTAAATCAGTTCGGTTTGGATTTCGTTGAGCGTGTAATGGAAAAACCGTTTTCTTGGGATGGAAAACATCATGTTATAAAACTATAG
- the panE gene encoding 2-dehydropantoate 2-reductase, protein MKMKIGVVGPGAIGLLYAFYLQKSNQDVTLFTRTAKQAEELNITGVTCMREEKRETVFPPVLPIESMLDQKLDYIFIAVKQYHITDILPFVRGESSLIFLQNGMSHLHAMQQIKNENIAVGIVEHGAKKEERHTVYHTGIGVTKFGIVHGQFIHFEKIFNCFPFPHFPIQIEDDWKDVMHKKLVVNVCINPLTALLQVQNGELITNPFFYRLMEQVFQEVVFLVKEEKEMVWKMVRHVCERTSHNTSSMLADVRANRQTEIGAIVGYVLEEAKKQQRSVPTLQFLFDAIKGLEVKE, encoded by the coding sequence GTGAAAATGAAAATTGGAGTTGTGGGACCAGGAGCTATCGGTCTGTTATATGCATTTTATTTACAAAAAAGTAATCAAGATGTTACGTTGTTTACAAGGACAGCTAAACAGGCTGAGGAATTGAATATAACGGGTGTAACTTGTATGAGGGAGGAAAAACGTGAAACCGTATTCCCACCTGTTTTGCCCATAGAAAGTATGCTAGACCAGAAGCTAGACTATATATTTATTGCTGTTAAGCAATATCATATAACTGACATACTGCCTTTTGTGCGAGGGGAATCCTCATTAATCTTTTTGCAAAACGGAATGTCGCACCTTCATGCTATGCAGCAAATAAAGAATGAAAATATTGCGGTTGGGATTGTAGAGCATGGTGCAAAAAAAGAAGAAAGACATACCGTTTATCATACGGGGATAGGTGTAACGAAGTTTGGAATCGTGCACGGCCAGTTTATACATTTTGAAAAAATATTTAATTGCTTTCCATTTCCTCATTTTCCGATTCAAATAGAAGATGATTGGAAGGATGTCATGCACAAAAAATTAGTAGTTAATGTATGTATCAATCCATTGACAGCATTATTACAAGTCCAGAACGGAGAGTTGATTACGAACCCGTTTTTTTATCGATTGATGGAGCAAGTATTTCAGGAAGTCGTTTTTCTTGTTAAAGAAGAAAAAGAAATGGTATGGAAAATGGTACGTCACGTATGTGAAAGAACGTCTCATAATACATCATCTATGCTGGCAGATGTAAGGGCGAATAGACAAACGGAAATTGGTGCGATTGTTGGATATGTATTAGAGGAAGCTAAGAAACAGCAACGATCCGTTCCGACACTTCAATTTTTGTTCGATGCAATAAAAGGATTAGAAGTAAAAGAATAA
- a CDS encoding N-acetyltransferase: MGFPKVERLLINYKTLDEFKKFKGCGAQELSMLEELQANIIENDSESPFYGIYYGGSLIARMSLYMKRHGGEPFEITGTYLELYKLEVLPTFQKQGFGEMLVNYAKGLQFPIKTIARIHSAGFWDKLNFQPVSVPDGDFYVWNPETNLNAVTNEESA; the protein is encoded by the coding sequence ATGGGATTCCCAAAAGTTGAGCGCTTGCTCATCAATTATAAAACATTAGACGAATTTAAAAAATTTAAAGGTTGCGGAGCTCAAGAATTATCCATGTTAGAAGAATTACAGGCAAACATTATTGAAAACGATAGTGAATCTCCATTTTACGGTATTTATTATGGTGGATCACTAATTGCACGTATGAGTCTATATATGAAAAGGCACGGCGGGGAACCATTCGAAATTACAGGTACTTACCTAGAACTCTATAAACTTGAAGTGTTACCAACTTTCCAAAAACAAGGATTCGGAGAAATGCTTGTAAATTATGCGAAGGGGCTACAGTTCCCAATTAAAACGATCGCACGTATCCATTCAGCTGGTTTTTGGGATAAATTAAATTTCCAGCCTGTATCAGTACCTGATGGTGATTTTTATGTTTGGAACCCCGAAACAAATTTGAATGCGGTTACAAACGAAGAGTCCGCATAA
- a CDS encoding RsfA family transcriptional regulator codes for MATTRQDAWTDDEDLLLAEVVLRHIQEGGTQLSAFKEVGRHLSRTPAACGFRWNSYVRKQYKERIEEAKQLRKVETYEVKETKVVEPTSITLNDVIDFLQNYKDENSLMVLQQQIESLQTERENLLERLSVYEEEYRTLLDYIDQKRSVMVAERNSARSNGKLEKLKK; via the coding sequence ATGGCGACAACAAGACAAGATGCTTGGACTGATGATGAAGATTTGCTTCTGGCAGAAGTAGTACTCCGGCATATTCAAGAAGGTGGAACGCAATTATCTGCCTTTAAAGAAGTGGGAAGACATTTATCTCGTACACCAGCAGCATGTGGCTTTAGATGGAATTCTTACGTTAGAAAACAATACAAAGAACGTATTGAAGAAGCGAAGCAACTACGTAAAGTAGAAACTTATGAAGTAAAAGAGACAAAGGTAGTAGAGCCTACGTCAATTACATTAAATGATGTTATTGATTTCTTGCAAAATTATAAAGATGAAAACTCTTTAATGGTGTTGCAACAGCAAATTGAATCGTTACAAACAGAGAGAGAGAATCTTTTGGAGCGATTATCAGTATATGAGGAAGAGTATAGAACATTGCTTGATTATATCGATCAAAAAAGAAGTGTAATGGTAGCGGAAAGAAATAGCGCTCGTTCGAATGGGAAATTAGAAAAGTTAAAGAAATAA
- the rpmF gene encoding 50S ribosomal protein L32 codes for MAVPFRRTSKTVKRKRRTHFKLSVPGMVECPSCGEAKLAHRVCKACGTYKGKEVISK; via the coding sequence ATGGCTGTACCTTTTAGAAGAACTTCTAAAACAGTAAAAAGAAAGCGTCGTACGCATTTCAAATTATCAGTACCTGGTATGGTAGAGTGCCCAAGCTGTGGTGAAGCGAAATTAGCTCACCGTGTATGTAAAGCATGCGGTACTTACAAAGGTAAAGAAGTAATCAGCAAGTAA
- a CDS encoding YceD family protein codes for MKWSIHQLNKLRNKGLTLDEMVDVSELQEVEKDIREINPAHVTGRVDFGSGKFTFHLHITGSMVLPCSRSLVDVTLPFDIKTTEVFQTSQEEFETEAEIHCLEGEVLDLLPVIKENILLEIPMQIFSDDVSGGAPMQGQDWQVISEENKEKTVDPRLAGLAKFFDK; via the coding sequence ATGAAATGGTCCATCCATCAATTGAATAAATTGAGAAATAAAGGATTGACATTGGATGAGATGGTAGATGTAAGTGAGCTACAAGAGGTCGAGAAAGATATTCGTGAAATTAATCCTGCTCATGTAACAGGAAGAGTTGATTTTGGATCCGGTAAGTTTACGTTCCATCTACATATAACTGGAAGCATGGTTTTACCATGTTCTCGCTCTTTAGTAGATGTGACATTACCATTTGACATTAAAACAACTGAGGTGTTCCAAACTTCACAAGAAGAATTTGAAACTGAAGCTGAAATTCATTGTTTAGAAGGAGAAGTACTTGACTTACTGCCCGTAATCAAGGAAAATATACTTTTGGAGATTCCAATGCAAATTTTCAGTGATGATGTTTCTGGTGGAGCACCGATGCAAGGTCAAGACTGGCAAGTGATTTCGGAAGAAAACAAAGAAAAGACTGTTGATCCACGATTAGCAGGACTTGCAAAGTTTTTTGACAAATAA
- a CDS encoding nucleotidyltransferase, whose translation MKASGIVVEYNPFHNGHDYHVQQTKKLTHADITIAVMSGPFLQRGEPALLSKWYRTKMALSCGVDLVVELPYAFSTQKAETFANGAISILNALHVSEICFGSEDGQIENFYNTISVQKNEDETFNRLVKQFMNAGNSYAKATSEAFLHILPSEKNIDMSQPNNILGFQYMKAILTQNSSMHAQTIKRFASHYHDETFSDQHIASATSIRKQLFSENSSFTEIEPFIPKATASLIANYKQNYGILHNWEQYFSFFKYKLMTMSPEDLRHIYEIEEGLEHRILSKIQTSSSFHSFMEALKTKRYTWTRLQRACTHILTNTTKEEIHSANIEQHAPYIRLLGMSQKGQTYLSKNKKKIELPILTHTKTFDHPTLRIERKANSVYFSIMQEPFRTELLKQDATHHPIRYDESTAKFL comes from the coding sequence ATAAAAGCCAGTGGTATTGTTGTTGAATATAACCCTTTTCATAACGGTCATGATTATCATGTGCAACAAACAAAAAAGTTAACACACGCTGATATTACAATCGCCGTTATGAGTGGTCCTTTTTTACAGCGTGGTGAGCCAGCACTCCTATCCAAATGGTATCGTACCAAAATGGCCTTATCATGCGGTGTAGACCTTGTTGTAGAGCTTCCATACGCCTTCTCAACACAAAAGGCTGAAACCTTTGCAAATGGCGCTATTTCCATTTTAAACGCCCTGCACGTGTCTGAAATTTGTTTCGGTAGTGAAGATGGACAAATCGAAAATTTTTATAACACCATTTCTGTGCAAAAAAATGAAGACGAGACTTTTAATCGTCTTGTAAAGCAATTTATGAACGCAGGTAATAGTTACGCAAAAGCTACATCTGAAGCTTTCCTACACATTTTACCTTCTGAAAAAAACATAGACATGTCACAACCAAATAATATTTTAGGTTTCCAATACATGAAAGCAATCCTGACGCAAAATAGTTCTATGCACGCACAAACGATAAAAAGATTCGCATCTCATTATCATGATGAAACATTTAGCGACCAACATATTGCAAGCGCAACTAGTATTCGCAAGCAACTTTTTAGCGAAAATAGTTCTTTTACAGAAATTGAGCCTTTTATCCCAAAAGCGACTGCTTCTCTTATAGCAAATTACAAACAAAACTACGGGATATTACATAATTGGGAACAATACTTTTCATTTTTTAAATACAAACTCATGACGATGTCCCCAGAAGACTTACGACATATATATGAAATAGAAGAAGGTTTAGAGCATCGTATTTTATCAAAAATACAAACCAGTTCCTCCTTCCATTCATTCATGGAAGCATTAAAAACGAAGCGTTATACATGGACTAGATTACAAAGAGCTTGTACACACATTTTAACAAATACAACAAAAGAAGAAATACATAGCGCAAATATAGAGCAGCATGCACCGTACATTCGTCTACTAGGCATGTCACAAAAAGGACAAACTTACCTTTCAAAAAACAAGAAAAAAATAGAGCTTCCCATCCTTACCCATACAAAAACATTTGACCATCCTACTTTACGTATAGAGCGAAAAGCCAATTCTGTATATTTCTCCATCATGCAAGAACCATTCCGAACAGAACTACTAAAACAAGATGCAACACACCATCCAATTCGTTATGATGAATCAACTGCAAAATTTCTATAA
- a CDS encoding SepM family pheromone-processing serine protease, whose protein sequence is MFKRFRFIYAILIGVILAMLLVYVRLPYYVTKPGMAAKLEPYVQVEGGTKESGDFMLVTVSMGPANVVNLIAAQFNKYTHISKAEEILQKGESDEEYQFRQNYAMKDSQNAAIYNAYKRANRTVSFENKGVLVAGIAKGMPSEGKLKLGDVIVAVDGKTFEKTEQFIEYMTGKKEGDAVNVEYKRNGKQLKENLNVKTIPNGNGRVGIGVSIVTERELVVDPKVKIDSHEIGGPSAGLMFTLEIYNQLVEDDLTRGHEIAGTGTINEKGEIGPIGGIQQKVVAASDAGAEVFFAPNEKGAEKSNYKDALEAAKDIKTKMKVVPVDTLDDALLYLEKMGEKK, encoded by the coding sequence ATGTTTAAGCGTTTTCGGTTTATATATGCAATTTTAATAGGGGTTATATTGGCGATGTTACTTGTTTACGTACGTTTACCGTATTATGTAACAAAACCAGGAATGGCGGCCAAATTAGAGCCTTACGTTCAAGTTGAAGGTGGAACGAAAGAGTCTGGTGATTTTATGCTTGTTACGGTTTCAATGGGGCCAGCAAATGTGGTGAATTTAATAGCGGCACAGTTTAATAAATATACACATATTTCGAAAGCGGAAGAAATATTACAAAAAGGTGAAAGTGATGAAGAATATCAATTCCGCCAAAATTATGCGATGAAAGATTCGCAAAATGCAGCAATCTATAATGCTTATAAACGTGCAAATCGTACTGTTTCTTTTGAAAATAAAGGTGTATTGGTTGCTGGTATAGCGAAAGGGATGCCGTCAGAAGGAAAGCTTAAACTTGGAGATGTCATCGTAGCTGTCGACGGAAAAACATTTGAAAAGACGGAGCAATTTATTGAATATATGACGGGAAAAAAAGAAGGGGACGCAGTAAATGTTGAGTACAAGAGGAATGGAAAACAGTTAAAAGAAAATTTAAATGTAAAGACCATTCCGAATGGAAATGGGCGTGTTGGTATAGGGGTTTCTATCGTTACGGAAAGAGAACTAGTGGTAGATCCGAAAGTGAAAATTGATTCTCATGAAATAGGCGGACCATCGGCAGGCCTAATGTTTACATTAGAAATATATAATCAACTTGTGGAAGATGATTTAACAAGAGGGCATGAAATAGCTGGAACAGGGACGATTAATGAAAAGGGAGAAATTGGTCCGATTGGTGGTATTCAGCAAAAAGTGGTCGCTGCAAGTGATGCTGGTGCTGAAGTGTTCTTTGCGCCAAATGAAAAAGGTGCGGAGAAATCGAATTATAAAGATGCACTTGAGGCTGCGAAAGATATTAAAACAAAAATGAAAGTTGTGCCAGTTGATACGCTGGATGATGCATTACTGTATTTGGAAAAAATGGGCGAGAAAAAATAA
- a CDS encoding patatin-like phospholipase family protein, giving the protein MKEPKIGLALGSGGAKGFAHIGVIKVLRENGIPIHMIAGSSMGALVGTFYAASSNVERLYKLANVFKRKYYLDFTVPKMGFIAGKRVKDMIKMFTYNKNLEELDIPTAVVATDILKGEKVVFTSGPVAEAVRASISVPGVFVPEKIDGRLLVDGGVIDRIPVSVVKELGADIVIAVDVSPIKVNGEVTSIYDVIMQSIEIMQHELVMNRQIASDLMMRPAVEQFSSRAFTNIEDIIRVGEVEAEKHVANIFLLIEKWKEKHNV; this is encoded by the coding sequence ATGAAAGAACCGAAAATTGGTTTAGCTCTTGGATCTGGGGGCGCAAAAGGATTTGCTCATATTGGTGTTATAAAAGTTTTAAGGGAAAATGGTATACCGATTCATATGATTGCAGGAAGCAGTATGGGGGCTTTAGTAGGTACATTTTATGCAGCTAGCTCAAACGTTGAAAGGCTGTATAAACTGGCAAATGTTTTTAAGAGGAAATATTATTTAGATTTTACGGTTCCGAAAATGGGATTTATTGCTGGAAAACGTGTCAAAGATATGATTAAAATGTTTACATATAATAAAAATTTAGAAGAGTTAGATATCCCGACGGCTGTTGTGGCTACTGACATCTTGAAGGGGGAAAAAGTAGTTTTTACAAGTGGTCCTGTTGCAGAGGCGGTGAGGGCTAGCATATCTGTACCTGGAGTGTTTGTACCAGAAAAAATAGATGGACGATTATTGGTGGATGGCGGAGTGATTGATCGCATTCCAGTGTCGGTTGTGAAAGAGCTAGGTGCCGATATTGTTATCGCTGTTGATGTATCCCCGATTAAAGTGAATGGAGAGGTTACGTCTATTTATGATGTAATTATGCAGAGTATTGAAATTATGCAACATGAGCTTGTGATGAATCGACAAATTGCATCGGATTTAATGATGCGACCAGCTGTAGAACAATTTAGCTCACGTGCTTTTACAAACATTGAAGACATTATTCGAGTTGGAGAAGTAGAAGCGGAAAAACATGTTGCAAATATTTTTTTATTAATTGAGAAGTGGAAGGAGAAACATAATGTTTAA